From a region of the Methyloceanibacter stevinii genome:
- a CDS encoding SDR family NAD(P)-dependent oxidoreductase, with the protein MFDFKDKVVLITGAAQGFGRVVAEAFAERGAKLALCDINDSGGEETLASVKTIGADGFYSHADISSEADVARFVAETVTSFGRLDVAINNASKEISGPTLDLPSEDFGTVIDTNLKGTYYCLKHEAAQMRKNGGGAIVNQASVTSSMTGVPDNGLYAATKGGIIGLTKSAALQVAAENISITRSRPAPSTYRTTCSCAGSTITKSAARMPKGWLPIKRLGKPEEIAAATLYLASDEARFAVGSVLTVDGGWTAQ; encoded by the coding sequence ATGTTCGATTTCAAAGACAAGGTCGTTTTGATCACCGGCGCGGCGCAAGGCTTCGGGCGCGTGGTGGCGGAGGCCTTCGCCGAGCGCGGCGCGAAGCTCGCCTTGTGCGACATCAACGATTCCGGCGGCGAGGAGACGCTGGCCTCGGTCAAGACGATCGGCGCGGACGGCTTCTACAGTCACGCCGACATTTCGAGCGAAGCCGACGTGGCGCGCTTCGTGGCGGAGACCGTGACCAGCTTCGGCCGGCTCGACGTCGCCATCAACAACGCCTCGAAGGAAATCTCCGGTCCGACGCTCGATCTGCCGTCGGAGGATTTCGGCACGGTGATCGACACCAATCTGAAGGGCACCTATTACTGCCTGAAGCACGAGGCCGCGCAGATGCGCAAGAACGGCGGCGGGGCCATCGTCAACCAGGCCTCGGTCACCAGCAGCATGACGGGTGTGCCGGACAACGGCCTCTATGCCGCGACCAAGGGCGGCATCATCGGGCTGACCAAATCCGCCGCGCTGCAGGTGGCGGCCGAGAACATCTCGATCACGCGATCGCGACCTGCGCCTTCGACATACCGAACGACATGTTCCTGCGCTGGATCGACGATCACAAAGTCAGCCGCAAGGATGCCGAAGGGCTGGCTGCCCATCAAGCGGCTGGGCAAGCCCGAGGAGATCGCCGCGGCGACGCTCTATCTCGCCTCGGACGAGGCGCGCTTCGCGGTCGGCTCGGTGCTGACCGTCGACGGTGGCTGGACCGCGCAGTAG
- a CDS encoding transglycosylase domain-containing protein, producing the protein MRDIQGNNRGKLIDWLKIDSWIDSGLYSALTGFRDWWGAYSSFFGRFEVKGFWRACNELVCDGLTLSVAGLLVVLAFALPSFEIAQGKINLSDEFSVTFLDRYGNEIGKRGLLRDDSVPLEEIPDHMIKATLATEDRRFFDHFGIDIMGTSRALIQNARADTVVQGGSSLTQQLAKNMFLSPERAITRKIKEAFIAIYLENHYTKPELLKLYFDRAYLGGGSYGVEAAAQYYFNKSIRDVTLAESAMLAGMFKAPTRYAPHVNLAASRARANEVLSNMVEAGYLSEGQVYGARLNPARIVERGDSNTPDYFLDWAFEEVQRIMGGRPNRIVVARTTVDLGLQKTAESAVEDTISKFGRSRNSTPAALVSMETNGAVRAMVGGKDYGVSQFNRAAHAYRQPGSSFKPYVYLSAIEHLATRPTERVVDGYVSCGRWSPKNYSGGYRGAMTLRTALAKSINTVAVKLSLEVDRQTVLDDLSKMGVKHLKKTCSMALGDNGMTPLEHVGAWGVFASGGLSIRPYGIEEISTIGGQLLYNHDRDDPKPTQIFKPEAVATLNNMLQTVVDAGTGRRARLDYTNAAGKTGTSSNYRDAWFMGFTGKYVTGVWYGNDNFSPMGRVTGGSFPAQTWKTFMDAAYDGDNIPTAPGVTPHPRQIAERQRIAAVMSQNTSADLPVPPPVDTSKDMSKATRQVLGNIATLLQKAPAVSPNSADRQSRATQPVGNNPKSNVASAEGTGVPQAASNRNAERAARTASTDRQ; encoded by the coding sequence TTGCGGGATATCCAGGGCAATAATCGCGGCAAGCTGATTGATTGGCTGAAGATCGATTCGTGGATCGATTCGGGCCTTTATTCCGCGCTGACCGGCTTCCGCGATTGGTGGGGCGCCTACTCGTCCTTCTTCGGCCGTTTCGAGGTCAAGGGATTCTGGCGGGCCTGCAACGAGTTGGTTTGCGATGGCCTCACGCTGAGCGTGGCCGGCCTGCTCGTGGTCCTTGCCTTCGCGCTACCCTCGTTCGAGATCGCCCAGGGCAAGATCAACCTGTCGGACGAGTTCAGCGTCACCTTCCTCGACCGCTACGGCAACGAGATCGGCAAGCGCGGCCTCCTGCGCGACGACTCCGTGCCGCTCGAGGAAATTCCCGATCACATGATCAAGGCGACCCTCGCCACCGAGGACCGGCGCTTCTTCGATCATTTCGGCATCGACATCATGGGCACCTCACGTGCCCTGATCCAAAACGCCCGCGCCGACACGGTCGTGCAGGGTGGTAGTTCGCTCACACAGCAGCTCGCCAAGAACATGTTTCTGTCGCCCGAGCGCGCCATCACGAGAAAGATCAAAGAGGCGTTCATCGCCATCTATCTCGAAAACCACTACACCAAGCCGGAACTCCTCAAGCTCTATTTCGACCGCGCCTATCTCGGCGGCGGCTCCTATGGCGTCGAGGCCGCGGCGCAGTACTACTTCAACAAGTCGATCCGCGACGTCACCTTGGCGGAGTCGGCCATGCTCGCGGGCATGTTCAAGGCGCCCACCCGCTACGCGCCCCATGTCAATCTCGCCGCCTCGCGCGCACGCGCCAACGAAGTGCTGAGCAACATGGTCGAAGCCGGCTATCTCAGCGAGGGGCAGGTCTACGGCGCCCGGCTGAACCCGGCACGCATCGTCGAGCGCGGCGACTCGAACACGCCGGACTACTTCCTCGACTGGGCCTTCGAGGAGGTCCAGCGCATCATGGGCGGGCGGCCCAACCGCATCGTCGTGGCCCGTACGACGGTTGACCTGGGGCTGCAGAAAACAGCCGAGTCAGCCGTCGAAGACACGATCTCGAAATTCGGCCGCTCCCGGAACTCAACGCCGGCGGCCCTCGTCTCCATGGAGACCAACGGCGCCGTGCGCGCCATGGTCGGCGGCAAGGACTATGGCGTCAGCCAATTCAACCGCGCGGCACATGCCTATCGGCAGCCGGGCTCCTCGTTCAAACCCTACGTCTACTTGAGCGCGATCGAGCATCTCGCTACACGCCCAACAGAAAGGGTGGTCGACGGCTATGTGAGCTGCGGTCGCTGGTCGCCCAAGAACTATTCCGGCGGTTATCGTGGCGCCATGACCTTGCGGACGGCGCTCGCGAAGTCGATCAACACGGTGGCCGTGAAGCTCTCGCTGGAAGTGGACCGCCAGACGGTGCTGGATGACCTGAGCAAGATGGGCGTCAAGCATTTGAAGAAGACCTGCTCGATGGCGCTCGGCGACAACGGCATGACGCCGCTTGAGCATGTGGGCGCCTGGGGTGTCTTCGCATCGGGCGGCCTGTCCATCCGACCCTACGGCATCGAGGAAATCAGCACGATCGGCGGTCAGCTTCTTTACAATCATGACCGGGACGATCCGAAGCCGACCCAGATCTTCAAGCCTGAGGCGGTCGCAACGCTCAACAACATGCTGCAGACCGTCGTCGATGCCGGAACCGGCCGCCGCGCACGGCTCGACTACACCAATGCAGCCGGCAAGACCGGAACGAGTTCCAACTATCGCGATGCGTGGTTCATGGGTTTCACCGGCAAATACGTCACCGGCGTTTGGTACGGCAACGACAACTTCTCGCCCATGGGCCGCGTGACGGGCGGCAGCTTCCCTGCCCAGACCTGGAAGACGTTCATGGACGCCGCCTATGACGGCGACAACATTCCCACGGCCCCGGGCGTCACGCCGCATCCGCGGCAGATCGCCGAGCGCCAGCGGATTGCCGCGGTCATGTCGCAGAACACCTCCGCCGACCTGCCGGTGCCGCCGCCGGTCGACACATCCAAGGACATGTCCAAAGCGACACGCCAGGTTCTCGGCAATATCGCGACGCTTCTGCAAAAGGCTCCCGCCGTGTCGCCGAACAGTGCCGATCGCCAGAGCCGGGCGACCCAGCCCGTCGGCAACAATCCGAAATCGAACGTGGCGTCGGCCGAGGGTACGGGCGTCCCGCAGGCCGCCTCTAATCGTAATGCGGAGCGGGCGGCGCGCACAGCCAGCACCGACCGTCAGTAA
- a CDS encoding DUF2019 domain-containing protein, with translation MTRISVPKMTEEQLIERFVFIATEQDQAMLYDDNRRYNQLYDKMKDVEQELKQRPGDQRRVLLSLLEHENLQVKLRAALATLAVAPEASRAVLQWLSDRNRYPQAADAREMLDALDDGSYVPT, from the coding sequence ATGACGCGCATCTCCGTCCCCAAGATGACCGAGGAGCAATTGATCGAGCGGTTTGTTTTCATCGCAACCGAGCAAGATCAGGCAATGCTGTACGACGACAACCGGCGCTACAACCAGCTCTACGACAAAATGAAGGATGTCGAACAGGAGCTAAAGCAACGTCCAGGCGACCAGCGAAGGGTGTTGCTGTCGCTCCTTGAACACGAAAACCTGCAGGTCAAACTCAGAGCGGCGCTTGCGACACTCGCGGTCGCGCCGGAAGCTTCAAGGGCGGTTCTTCAATGGCTGAGCGACCGAAATCGGTATCCTCAAGCTGCGGATGCACGTGAGATGCTTGATGCGCTGGATGATGGGTCCTATGTGCCGACGTGA
- a CDS encoding DUF2019 domain-containing protein, whose product MTPEELVELFVAIAIEQDQAMLYDDNGRYNRLYDKMEAVEAELKSRAGDQRILLQPLYEHENLQVRLKSALATLAVAPKASRAVLQWLSDRNRQPQAGDARGMLRALEEGRYVPA is encoded by the coding sequence ATGACGCCGGAAGAGCTCGTTGAGCTATTCGTGGCAATCGCGATCGAGCAAGATCAGGCGATGCTCTACGACGATAACGGGCGCTACAACCGCCTCTACGACAAGATGGAGGCTGTTGAAGCTGAGCTGAAGTCGCGTGCGGGTGATCAGCGCATACTGTTGCAACCACTCTATGAGCATGAAAATCTACAAGTTCGCCTGAAGTCTGCGCTAGCGACACTGGCCGTCGCGCCAAAGGCTTCGAGAGCGGTACTTCAATGGCTGAGCGACCGGAACCGACAACCTCAGGCAGGAGATGCGCGTGGGATGTTGCGTGCATTGGAAGAGGGCCGTTACGTCCCAGCGTAG
- a CDS encoding cation diffusion facilitator family transporter: MKFVAKLALASIAVGLLVLGLKWAAYLVTGSIALYSDALESVINVATAIAAFLAVRLSAVPPDANHPYGHQKVEYLSAVVEGVLIVVAALAILRKAYFGLMDPHPFSAPLPGLALNVFASLINAAWCFVLMRYGRRHRSPALVADAKHLLSDVITSVGVVAGVILVVLTGWTPLDSIVAALVALNILWWGWSLMRESVGGLMDEAVSNEILSDIRLVISREAEGAIEAHDLRTRTAGPTVFIDFHLVVPGSMSVEESHDICDRIEAALKEEMNHAVITIHVEPEDKAKMGSGVPVL, translated from the coding sequence ATGAAATTCGTAGCCAAGCTCGCTCTCGCGAGCATCGCCGTTGGGCTTCTCGTCCTCGGGTTGAAATGGGCTGCCTACCTTGTGACTGGCAGCATCGCGCTTTACTCCGACGCGCTCGAGAGTGTGATCAATGTCGCCACGGCGATCGCCGCGTTTCTGGCCGTGCGCCTCAGCGCCGTGCCGCCGGATGCGAACCATCCTTACGGCCACCAAAAGGTCGAGTACCTGTCCGCCGTCGTCGAGGGCGTCCTGATCGTCGTCGCCGCGCTCGCCATCCTCCGAAAAGCCTATTTCGGCCTGATGGACCCGCATCCATTTTCGGCGCCGCTGCCGGGCCTTGCCCTGAACGTCTTCGCCAGCCTCATCAATGCCGCCTGGTGCTTCGTGCTCATGCGCTACGGCCGCCGGCACCGCTCGCCCGCGCTCGTGGCCGATGCCAAGCACCTGCTCTCCGACGTGATCACGTCGGTCGGCGTCGTCGCCGGCGTCATTCTCGTCGTCCTGACCGGCTGGACCCCGCTCGATTCGATTGTCGCGGCCCTCGTCGCCCTCAACATCCTGTGGTGGGGCTGGTCGCTCATGCGCGAGTCCGTCGGCGGCTTGATGGACGAGGCTGTCTCGAACGAGATCCTGTCCGACATTCGCCTCGTAATCTCGCGTGAAGCCGAAGGCGCGATCGAAGCACACGATCTGCGCACGCGCACTGCGGGCCCTACCGTGTTCATCGACTTCCACCTTGTCGTTCCCGGATCGATGAGCGTCGAGGAGTCTCACGACATCTGCGACCGCATCGAAGCCGCGCTGAAGGAAGAGATGAACCACGCGGTCATCACGATCCACGTCGAACCGGAAGACAAAGCCAAAATGGGTTCGGGCGTGCCAGTCCTTTAG
- a CDS encoding phage portal protein — protein MTTGLRSQLRRLFGLEAKASQTAKLIAWATGGHAVWTPRDYASLAREGFTKNPIVYRSVRMIAEAAASVPLYLFDGAKEIDEHPLLALLQRPNPMECGPDLLESFFGHLIVAGNAYLEAVAVDGTVRELHALRPDRMKVVPGPDGWPEAYEYAVSGQTMRFDQDGSRVRPILHMALFHPLNDHYGMSPLEPAAVGLDLHNAAGVWNKALLDNSACPSGALVYTAKDGQLSPEQYERLKTELEDGFAGAANAGRPLLLEGGLDWKAMGLSPRDMDFISAKHVAAREVALALGVPPMLLGIPGDNTYANYAEANRSFWRQTVLPLVARTAKALSAWLTPGFDLGNGPDAPALELKPDLDAVEALSTEREALWARVQASDFLTLNEKRAAVGYGAIEGGDTLSGAPPP, from the coding sequence ATGACAACGGGTTTACGGTCTCAGTTGAGGCGATTGTTCGGCCTCGAAGCCAAGGCGAGCCAGACGGCGAAGCTGATCGCCTGGGCCACGGGCGGGCATGCCGTCTGGACCCCGCGCGACTATGCGAGCCTGGCGCGCGAAGGTTTCACCAAGAACCCGATCGTCTATCGCTCCGTGCGCATGATCGCGGAGGCCGCGGCCTCCGTGCCGCTCTATCTGTTCGACGGTGCGAAGGAGATCGACGAGCATCCGCTGCTCGCGCTTCTGCAGCGGCCGAACCCGATGGAGTGCGGGCCGGATCTGCTCGAATCGTTCTTCGGCCATCTGATCGTGGCGGGGAACGCGTATCTGGAGGCCGTGGCGGTGGATGGCACCGTGCGCGAGCTCCACGCGCTGCGCCCGGACCGCATGAAGGTGGTGCCGGGGCCGGACGGCTGGCCGGAGGCGTATGAATACGCCGTCTCGGGGCAGACCATGCGTTTCGATCAGGACGGTTCGCGCGTGCGGCCGATCCTGCATATGGCGCTGTTCCATCCGCTCAACGACCATTACGGCATGAGCCCTCTGGAACCTGCCGCCGTGGGGCTCGACCTGCACAATGCGGCCGGCGTCTGGAACAAGGCGCTGCTCGACAATTCCGCCTGTCCCTCGGGCGCGCTGGTCTACACAGCGAAGGACGGCCAGCTTTCGCCGGAACAATACGAGCGGCTGAAGACCGAACTCGAGGACGGTTTCGCCGGCGCGGCCAATGCCGGCCGGCCGCTGCTGCTGGAAGGCGGGCTCGACTGGAAGGCCATGGGGCTCAGTCCCCGCGACATGGACTTCATCTCGGCGAAGCACGTGGCCGCGCGGGAAGTGGCCCTGGCGCTGGGCGTGCCGCCCATGCTGCTCGGCATTCCTGGCGATAATACCTATGCGAACTATGCGGAGGCCAACCGGTCCTTCTGGCGGCAGACGGTGCTGCCGCTCGTGGCCCGGACCGCGAAGGCCCTGTCGGCCTGGCTCACGCCCGGCTTTGACCTCGGGAACGGACCGGACGCGCCGGCGCTGGAGCTGAAGCCCGATCTCGACGCGGTGGAGGCGCTCTCCACGGAACGCGAGGCCCTGTGGGCACGCGTGCAGGCGTCGGACTTCCTAACCCTCAACGAGAAGCGTGCGGCCGTCGGCTATGGCGCCATCGAAGGTGGCGATACGTTGTCCGGCGCGCCGCCGCCCTAA